GTACATTTTGACTAACAATAGTTGTGGAGATTTCTGCTTGTTTTGTTCACCTCTTTGGGGACAATTGGCAGGAAGTCAAGATATGATAACTGATTAGGGAGAGTCTAGGGACATCATCTTAATTTGCCATGTTCCATATTAAAGTCCACCACACCATATCTCTATCATACATCTCAGGACGAAAAAGCAACATTTTACTAAACTACATGGCGAAATTTTGATCTAAACTAAGTTTTTTCTTGTGAAATTGTGATCTAAATTAAGTGTTTTTCGTGTACTTTTGTTACATAATCAATCTGCGTGTTTGTTATTAATAGTTTGCTTTTCAAATTTAGTGATCCGCTTTCGAGTAAATAGTTGTTTATTGTTATTAATAGTTGTTTTTGATCATTTTGTGTAGAATTACTAACACACATAAAAATTACAACCAAGCATTAACTCGAGAGCTTATTCTTAAAAGCTTCACTAAGCTCACTTCTATTCTATTACATTCATTGTTTTTTTAAAACGTATATGGTATCCAAGTCAAGATAGCTATAGAGATAAATATTTCATATGTAAAAAGAATTTTCATATATAAACTTATTTTCGTGCTTTGAGAAGTGAACCATCCACATCTTTTCCAACATGAATTGGCCATTAGAGATACTAAGTTGGAGCAGGGTCATTCTCGTTAATGTTCTCATACTCAATACTCCATTTGGCAATGCTCGAGTCACCTTTTCGAATAACCTGTAACTTAGCCTTGTAGTTCTTGTATTGTTCCTTAATGTGTCCTTCAATCGCTTGAGAAGTGATGATCTTGTAAGCCTCTCTTTAATAGTTTCAACTTTCCCATCTATTTGAATTTCCATCAAAATAGAAATTAAACAAAGCAATCCAGCTCAATTAGAGGCACTTGTTCTTCTCCAATGCTAAAATTAATCTTCAATCAATAAAGACAAAAAGTATGTCCAATGATGCTTATGTATTCATGCTGTCCTAGGAAGTAATCAAtacaaattaaaagaaaaaatgtccCTTAATTCTCGTGGATGATACgacaaaattgaaaaataataatatggaCTTAAAAAAGTATATATTGCAAAATCATAGTAATTGAACCTTcaaaaaattaagtaaagagttGCCTTAATTTGTTATTTACCTACTGCATAAGTCCATAGCTTGACAGAGCCATCAGTCTTCCAATCACCTTCATGAACATCAATGCCGTGCACTTTCTCAGAGCACAAATTTGGAAGCCACCGCTTTACCACCAAAGCTATGAAAGAACTCATCAGGATCCGACTTGATCTTTATCTCAGCTTCCAACTTTTCTGCTGTGTTAGCCATAGTTGTTTCTAGATCTAATGCTCACAAATTATGCTACTGATCAGCAAGAACCTTGACCAATAATCCAATGTATTATGCAATTCAATTTCTTTACCACCTGATTTGTAGATGCTTCATGAATTCGTAATGGCGCCCACAATTTAGAAATGTGTGGTTCTCCATTGTCTTGGCTGAAAAATATACGTGCCATCAATGACATAAATCCACATGTTGCAATATCTTTTCAGGCAAATGATATGCTGCAGGGTTTAGCCAATATTTTCACACTTGATTATTAGTTAGATCGGCAAATGATGCACTCCCATCTCCAAAAGAGAATTGCAATGTGATATAATGATGCGGGATTTACTTCGTTATGATCTAATATTATCCAAAGAAAGCAGAAATCAAAATTGCTGTGCAATAAATTGAAGTCCAACAAGGTTTGTATCCATGATAATTAGTCAGACAAGTTTTCTTTATTCTGTGAAGTTATATATTTAGGGCCACATGCCAACTATCAACAGATAGAGTGCCTCACAATTTCCATTTCAGACAAGTTTACCTTAGTTTAATTGAGTTGAAAGATGGTACAACAAAAATTTAGATATGATGTAACTAAATTAAAATATAGTGTAATAAAAATTGAAATGATCATTTTGCCTCGAAATGAAATCCTCAACGATCCAAAGAAATACGGACGCAGAACACTAGCGTAACTTAGAGGACAATTTTGACTTTGCATAGGTAATGTTTTGATAGATTTTCAGTTTGCACTTTAAAACTTTATACATTGaattttacatatatattttatcACGAatacactcttttttttttttgtaatcttCTGGTAAATCTATGCTGTGGTCAAAATATATAATGGGCAGATATACAAATTGAGTATCATTAAGAAGAAGTGAAATCAACTTTTGATATGCAGCTCGAAAAATTAGTTAAGAAATCATTGTAGCTTTACACTTGTTATTTAAATTTGGATTAATACACTTGTTATTTATACATTGTCAGCGTCGGATGAATagtaactatgcaaaatttaaatttaaaatttaacttttgcatacatgtcatgaatctaacggtgatagtgtatacactgtcagtgtatataaggtTTACTCTTTAAATTTTGTACACTCGTTACGTACGTTTGTACATTTATTGTTCCCATATATGCATTATAGAGTACAGTTATAACTAACGGTGTGGAGATACTTCACCCCAGTATTGTCTTTCTGATCGTCTAGTTCCCCTATCTGGGGACATTTAGCAGGAAGTCAAGATATCATAACCGAGAAGTTATGATAACTGAGTAGGGATAAAATCATAATTAATTTGCCCAAATTTCTACAATAAATCGCAGGAGATAAAgcaaaattttattaaattacATGATGAAATCGTGAGCCAAATAGAGCAATTGCTCATGTTCCTTTGTGTACGTAACCAATTAACGTGTTTGGTATCAAAAGATTGCTTATACAATTTAGAGATcctaagaaacaaaaaaaaaaaaaaaaaagaggtgttTAAAGAGAGAAAACTTAGAGAGATCCTTGAAATTTGAAGGTTCATTAGGGGTCAACCAGtgagcccaaaaaaaaaaaaaactaagacaGATAAAAAGCCACACGAAACCTtcgttttatttttttttatcagcaAACGTACAACGGTTAACACTCATATGAAGTACAACCAAGCCTTGACAGGATGGCAATCATATGGTATATATTACCCATAGAAGTATCATATggtatatatagatatatttaTTTTCGTGCTTTGAGAAGTGAAGCATCCACATCTTTTGCAGCATGAATTAGCCAGTGAAGGTACTTAGTTGGAGCAGGATCATTCTCCTTGATGGTCTCATACTCAATGCTCCAGTGGGCAAAGTTTGAGACACCTTTTGAAATAACCTGCAACTCAGCCTTATAGCTCTTGTATTGTTCCTTAATGTCTCCTTCAATTGCTTCCAGAGTTACTATCCTGTTCTCCTCGTCAACTTTAAATCTCTCTTTCACAGTTTCAACTTTCCCATCTGTGTGAATTTTCACCAAAGtagaaattaaacaaataatccAGCAAAGTCAAAAGCACTTTTTGGATCTTCTCCAGTACTAAAATTATTTGTCAATCACTAAAGACAAACAAAGCAATACGCCGAACGATGCATATGTATTAATGATTTTCCTAGAAAATGATTtatacaaattaaaaaaaaaaatgtccctTCGCAAGGATGACACCCTAAAATTTGAGCaataatattatatacacatatacatacatacatatatgtgtgtgtgtgtgtgttacaAAATCATAACAATTGAAACTTCAAGATCGAGTACAGGGTTGGCCTTTGTTGCTTACCAGTTACATAAGTCCAATGCTTGACAGAGCCCTCAGTCTTCCAATCACCTTCATGAAGATCAATAGCATGCAATTTCTCAGAGCAAAGATTTGGAAGCTGGTGTGCTTTACCACCAAAGCTATGGAAGAATTCATCAGGATCAGACTTGATATTTATCTCAGCCTCCAACTTTTCTGCTGTGTCAGCCATAGTTGTTTCCAGCCCTAGGTAGTCTCAAAACCACTGAGTACCTCACCTTGATCTGGTAGAATGCAAATGCTAATGTATATGGACCTTAACCATTGGACCAACATTTATATAGGATCAGTTCCCATACATTTGTGATAGCTGGGCTAATTAATACCTTCAACCCCTGTCAATTATGTTTTAAATTTATGTAGTTATACCATCATACcccatattttcatttttagacgCTTAAATTTGAATACGCTTACCGCGCTTAAATTTGCCTTGCTATATTCTTCTTTTTGATGTTCAAGAGAAAATTTTATGTCATCGGCAACAACTTTTAATAAGATTAGGTTAAGGGGAAGATAAAGTGTCATATAGTAATTGAAGAAAACTCGTAGTACCGTACACTTCTTTACAGACCAAATTCTATCTTTAGACCTGTCTTCACATATTTGCAAAATGAAAGCActcaaaaaacaaaacaaaaaaaagaagaaaatgtgaTCTATTGGCTTAATTATTTGATCacacctttttttttcagcAAATAGGCCCCATTCCATTAATCAATCTTTAGTCACAGCTCACAAGTCTCCTTTTAAAGACCAACCATTAGATAAAATCAAACCTTGGTACAATTTTCTCACTCCATACTAATTATGCCACACAACCTCATGACCCTTTCCTCCAAAGTTCATCAATCACAGTTCCGCTGGCCACTtcacctcatccatcataaagCTTTGGTCAAGAAAAAAGCTGGAGTAACATCAATCGAGCTGTTTACCTCATCGGACCTCCTTCTTCATCAATGCCAATCCATCCACCATCTGAATGAGGCCTTAATCTGCTGATAATGAGCTCCCAAGTCTAGGAATATCTATTTGTCCAGTTCTTCGCAATATTGCTAATTAAAAGGTTTAGCAAAATTTCTTAGGTACCTCCTGCGCCAAAAAGCAACTGTAAAGGTTAACAACAAGTGTTTAAATTTCTTAACTTAAGTCGGCATTTATAAAGGTTAATTAACTGGTTTACATACTTAGATCTTTTTATCAATTCGGTTCTATAAAATGTTTTGACTGGAAACAATAATAATATCGTTTCCATGATTAAAGAATGGGAATAAATTTTGCATGATTCagaaaacaaattttgttcTGCAGGATTGGTACTATGTACTACTATTTCTCAGTAGTTGTTAGCCGACAATCTAAGTAAGTACGAATTTCTCGGACCTTTTTATgttatgggaaaaaaaaaagagtaggaAGTGCAACCAAACACCCACACAAATTTGATCGGAAATAGTCCAAAACCAAAGTCCATGTGTAATGAGTTGGAAAAGGATAAATCAGTAACCTAAACTAACAAACCCCACTTTAGGTGTTGTATCCCAAGCTCCATGAATGATTTACATGGCATGCCAAAGTACTAAAAAGACCCTTTAGGAAATGGACGAAAAACTTCCCAAAGGAGAAATCAAAGTCCTTTTTGTTATATATGTAAGATTAAGAATATATTTTCTATATACTGACAATATATAAACTTTCACTATTAGATGCATGACatataatttaaatttgaattttcaaattcaaatttgcatatgtgtcatgcatcaaatcatgatagtgtatacactattaatgtatataagattaactcCAATTATTATCTAATCTTCTTGATAGtaaaatttaactttttctAGTATATATAAACGTCGAACGCAGGTTATGTTTATCAACAACAGACTACTcttgcaatcttctatttctgtaaaattaaaaaaaaaattagagttgTATGGTGTGATAATTTTCCACTCCCCCATTGCAAAAGCTACTAAAAGTGATATGCATCAATGAAAGTTTtctttcctcaaaaaaaaaaaaaaagacccttGCTAAAATAACACAATTAAAATCACGGATAACTTTTTTAATATACAATCAgcgtataatttttttttacagtaACAAGTTTAGATTACTGCCACGTAACATGAATTcatatttgaaattcaaattataCACATGTGGTATTCATTCGAAACTGTTAGTATAAAAAATAACTACACTAGTAGAACATAAAAGTTAATCCTTAAAATCAATGCTGTTGAACTTAGTCCTTTTTGTGTGATCTGAGAAGGTATGCATCCACGTCTCTAGAGAAACTTATCAAAAAATCAAGATGAGAATGCGGGGGTTGGGACATCATCATCTGCTTTCTCGTACTCTAGAGTCCATTTCATTTCACAATGTTTCTTTCATCTTGGAGACTTGGGTCAAGTGTTGCTTTGAAACTCTTGAATTGATTGTGACTTCACCTCTATGAGCTCaattatgattgttttgttttCCATGTCAATAGCATCAATCTTATCTTTTGCAATCACAGGAGTGCCTGTTTTGGCAAAAGATAGGTCTaattttaattggaaaaaaatgcAGATATCAAAATGGTGGAATTAAAACAAAGATACATAAGCTTGAATCAGtccacaaaataaaaataagtgaATAAAGAGTTTAATTTGTTAAGGGAAATTATTACAAGATAATAAAACTGTGTTCATCCTAGAGTCAATTATTCATCCTCATATTTTTCAGTGAACTGTTATCATCAAATTTTTAGGGGCATCTTCTCTTACGACGAAAGTAGATGAAAAGacccccattttttttttggaagtcAAGGGCTTGAGTCATTTCACGAGAAGAGATAATGTTTTTCATTGTCTCTTCTGAAATGACTTGGAATTTTCATTGTCTAAGAATTTAGTGAGTTACTTAATAAGTAAAAGTCCAGGACATTAATTTCAGGTACAAATAGTTGCTCCCAAAACTTTTCTCAAATTTGAACACAGTATTCCCAAATGCTACCATAtgtatccttttttttttttttcaattttttccctAAAGAAATACCACAGTTGTTGTATAATACCAGTAGTCATTTTCTGGCCATATGAATACACATGATGTTTTAACTTCTGCCAATGTACAGACCACCTTCAATAGCTGAACTAACAATTGTATGGTTGAAATCCTAACGCTTGTCTAAACATACAAGGCATTAAATTGTTCTTAATTGCGGTGGTTGTTGTATTGCATCTATCAAAAACTGTGGTATATTAAAGCACACTTGGAGAAATTGTATCCAGAAATTTGTATATCAAAAAATCCAAGCACTCGGAGAATATGAGGAACTGATCAATCATATATTTGTTTGCCGAAAAATTCACTAAGATTCCTCGCTTTATGTCATTTTTAGCCTCTTTGTTAATGTTCTCAGTTTTTGTTTCTAAATTTATGAAATGCAATTGTAATTTTGGAGGAAGGTTTTTTTTACCCCCAGAAAGTTTCCTTCTTCTTACAAAATTAGAGTGGCCACtcgaattaaaaaaaaaaaaagatatttagAAAGAGTGATTAtcctataaaaaaaatatttgaatatCGCAATAAACACATATTTCATACAACCAGTTTAGATCAACTGAgtgaaagataaaattaaaaaaaaaaggcaatacCATGGCAAGGCAAGGTGATTTAGTTAATAATAATAGTACTTACCCATGACACAACTCCAAAATCTGATAGAGCCAACACTGTTTCCATCACCTGCGGTCCTTCGAGCACTTGAATGCTTTGCAGTTTGTCAGGACTAATCTTGGGCATGCGGCTGGTTTTGTTCTGGCAAACATCAAATGCCCTCTCAGGAGATGATTTTATTTCTGTTTGGAGCTCAAGCTTACGAAGTTGAGCCATTGTTGTACTactattttcttgacttttttgggctatgtaaaaaggaaataactTTGCTAACTTGATATCAAGACGTCTAGAATGTGGCCTATTAATAATAATGTCAAAAGAAGATTGCCTGTTTTATTTGATGAATCATTCCATACTGGTATTGGGTTCCAAGAGAAGCTATAAAGTACAAAATAATTTCAGATTTAAAAAACGCACCATAGCTTGTAATAATGGTACCGCATGCGGTACAACAGAATCCCTAATAATCGAATGACATTAGTAACATTAAACTCATTTATATTTTCATATTTACCGGTCAATAATCAAATGGTTAATCTGGTTCTTGATGTActaataaattgacaaattcaCCATTTcgctaattttttttcttttttcttttttccttctctctctctctctctctctctctctctctctctctctctctctctctctctctctctctctctctctctctctctctctctctctctctcgtcaAGAGAAGAGATGATTTTGAAAACTTATATTTTGGCCTacaaaatcttaattttcttcaaatacaaaagagatagaagagaaataaaagtaaataaataaataaacaaaaaaaagatggaagggaaatataaaacaaataaataagaaacaaaaaatatcaAATGCTTTTTTTACTACAAATATCATTATAGGTTTTTAAACGAAATCTTTTATGGTATTTACTAGttcttatttatctattttttatttcaatttctgcttttttatgtttggaggataaaagaagtaatgaaagtgtaattttatcaatttattaaTTTAACTTTGACTTTTTATTATTGATCATTAGTTTTAATAGAAATATTAATGATGATACTTTAACTCAAACCACGAAGGAGTTACATATAGGTTTTTAAACCATACGAAAGTTATATGATAAAGCACCAAACTACAAAAGAGTAAAagttttctcttttgtattgggAATATCGAGGGTTCAATCAACAAACAAGTTCGGTAAAGTTTTCTCTTTATTGTAAGCAGTTCCACCATTTTGTAAATATTATCTTCTGTCctaatcaaaatttaatttttgcgtAAACAAACAATAAGAAAGAATTCTTCAAACCTTATTTTTTTATTACCAAAATGTTGAGTGGGAGCACCATTTGACTTTTATCTCGTTTTGAGAAACCTGCTTAGCAATTGACTCATCTCttgttagttttatttgttaattaccAAGCAGATCTATAAAAATCCTTGATACAACGACATGGGTACCTGCATGTCGGCtgccttttttctttcttaagTGGGAGGTCTTAAATTCAGAGTTTCTTATTTATACCTCCCATTTAGAATCTCTCTACAGTATAAGATATTGTGATGATTTTGACAAGTTGGTAAACTGTGTATATTTGTCATGCAACTGCGCATATTTATTTTTCCCATATATATGTGTTGTAGATAAATCGAACCGCTCACGAGCGACTCGAATCGAGTTCAAGTTGGCCGAGTCgaattcgaactcgaactcgagtttaaAATATTGAGCTAGTTAGCTCGCGAGATCGAGTAGATATTATTTTTCGagctattatatatatattttaaaatattgagCTCGTAtagtaatattttttatttttcgaGCTATCCAAGCCGAGCTCAAGTTTCAAAATTATCAACTTATCGATCTCGAGCTCGAGTTAGAGTTCGATAAAACTAAGTCAAGGCTCGGCTCGATTAAACCAAATCTCAATTCGTTTCGATTCGTTTACAGTCCTAGTTGTAAACTACAATATAAATAACGTTGTGGAGATAATTCACCCCAGTATTGTCTTTCTCCTCGCTTAGTTCGCCTCTCTGGCGACATTTAGCAGGAAGTCAAGACAGGATAACTCGAGCGGAGTAGAGCAGGGACAATTGATCTGAACagtgtaatattttttgaactttttatAATTCTATATAAACTTCTTATGCATCCTTACAATAGAGGTGTGATATTTTGTTACTATTTATGTGAGTCCCATAAGTAATAATTGTGTCTATGTTGTTAAATTTTATAATTAGTTTATGTAGAATTACACCttattcaaaaaatattatatcATTCAGAACGGTTGTTATTAACAACCATTGGTGCCATTAGTCCGCCGACCAAGAAGGTATGACAACTGAGCAGGGACACAAAGTCACACAATCATAATTTGCCATGGCCCCTACCAAAGTCCATCTCaccaaatttcttttttttttttcctcaccAAATTTCTACAATAAATCTCAGGAGATAAAGCAAATTTTTATCATATTACATGACGAAATTGTGAGCTAACTAAAGTTTTGCTCATGTTCCTTTCTGTACATGATCAATTAATTAACGTGTTTGTTATCAAAAGATTGCTCATACAATTTAGAGATCCTAAAAAGCATGAGGCGTTTAAATAGAGAAAACTAATGACATCCCTGAAATTTGAAGGTTCAATATGGCGAACCAGTGCAGTGAGCATTTATATCTTCATCAAGccaaaaacaactaatagaTATAAAGCCACACAAAACATTCATTTTTAGGCCTGTCAATCGGACCTAATGAGCCAGGCTTTGAGGAGTTCAAGCTCagctcatttaatttgaaaCATTTTCGGGCTTCGGGCTAGGAGTTTCGGGTTCTTAAATGTAAAGCTCATACTCAGCTCACATAATATTCGAGTTGTGAGCCTTAATCGGGcttagcccaagctcacttattaccccttaattttcttaatataattactataactattaagttgtaaaactaatttaacatttacaagactataatattaaaactaaacatgaacaaataatagttcttaaaaagtatataaacaaaaatttttttcaacaatatttatatttaattcgttcgaaatgcatgaaaaatagcaataaaacatgcgatcataagccaatacatctttaaaagttgaaacttttttataatcttgtgatttaaatccaaataagattgatgatttttgtgtttgtagaccaaaaagaaatcaaccaatattatgccaatacaaaaatttactcaaccaataagaaaagttagagATTTAGTTAAGCAATACTaatattggctctcaagaaagctcatgaaagagtctttagatgtatttttgtgttttgtaatttaTATCTATATTTAGcatttaataataatatatttggatatataattatacataatatcaaaatataaatattatatatataggtgATTAAAGGGCCGGGCCTATATCGGGTTTGAGCCTAATAAGGCCCAAGCTCGGCTCATATTTAATTCGGGCCTATTTTTTAGGCTCAAGCTCAGACCGGTTCACTAAATAGTCGGGCTCATCGGGCTTTCTGTCGGGCTGGCCCAGCCCCATTGACAAGCTCAGACCGACTCACTAAATAGTCGGGCTCATCGGGCTTTCTGTTGGGCTGAACGAGCCGAGCTCGGGCTGGCCCAGCCCCATTGACAGTCCTATTCATTTTAGATTTTATCATTACACGTAGAATTGATATAAATTACAACAAAGCACTAGCAGGAGAGCTTATTTTTAGAGGCTTCACTAAGCCCAGACAATGGAATACCTTTAGTGATTATCATATATTAACACATATTGTATTACatatccttttttttcccctagtATTAACATATATATGGACCTTAACCATCGACCGACATTCATATAGGATCAAGAGAAAATTGTGTGTCATAAGTACGAGCTTTTAATAAGATTAGGTCAATTATCTTTGATGTAAATATAGGAGACAACTAGTACAGATTCAAATTAAGGGGCAGATAAAGTGTCACAGCAATAGCAGAAAACTCATTGTACCATATACTTTTTAATAGACCAGATTCTATCCTTCCACCTGTCTCCATTTATTTGCAAAATGTAAGTATTAATGATTTGATGTCACCTATTTTCAGCAATTAGGCCCCATTTCATCAATCAATATGACATAGGAGGAAGGCATGGTAGGAATTTCCAATTCCATACTGATTATGCCTCACAACCTCATGGCCATCTGCATCAAATGCAATTTTAACCACAAAAGAAAGCAGTAGGTACCCACTTCATCTCATCCTTCATGTAAAGTTTTGGTCAAGAAAATTGCTGGAGTAACGTCAATCAACCTCTGTACCTCATCGGACCTTCTTCATCATTAGGGCCAATCCATCCACCATCTGAAAATAAATATTTGTCCAATAC
This portion of the Coffea eugenioides isolate CCC68of chromosome 11, Ceug_1.0, whole genome shotgun sequence genome encodes:
- the LOC113752520 gene encoding LOW QUALITY PROTEIN: MLP-like protein 34 (The sequence of the model RefSeq protein was modified relative to this genomic sequence to represent the inferred CDS: substituted 2 bases at 2 genomic stop codons) produces the protein MSSFIALVVKRWLPNLCSEKVHGIDVHEGDWKTDGSVKLWTYAVAIEGHIKEQYKNYKAKLQVIRKGDSSIAKWSIEYENINENDPAPTXYLXWPIHVGKDVDGSLLKARK
- the LOC113751616 gene encoding MLP-like protein 34 is translated as MADTAEKLEAEINIKSDPDEFFHSFGGKAHQLPNLCSEKLHAIDLHEGDWKTEGSVKHWTYVTDGKVETVKERFKVDEENRIVTLEAIEGDIKEQYKSYKAELQVISKGVSNFAHWSIEYETIKENDPAPTKYLHWLIHAAKDVDASLLKARK